In Mangrovivirga cuniculi, the following proteins share a genomic window:
- a CDS encoding amidohydrolase has translation MKRHIISFFFLLPAIICGQKLNEKAGQKAEEIEQKVIELRRYFHQNPELSNREFKTAEKIANHLRSLGIEVQTGVAKTGVVGILKGGKPGPVVGLRADIDALPVTERTDLEFKSKVIAEYNDQETGVMHACGHDTHIAILMGVAEVLSSMKDDLKGTVKFIFQPAEEGAPPGEEGGAELMVKEGVLKNPDVDAIFGLHINAGTPVGQIKIKKGGIMAASDRFVIKIKGSQTHGSTPWGGTDPIAISGQIINGLQHIISRHTELTKEAAVISVGMIKSGVRFNIIPEEAELTGTIRTLDGDMRKEIHRRMKLVASNIAESHGGTAEVEIQKMVPVTYNNHELTEKVMPSLKKAALNGDLVVTQAITGGEDFAYFQEKIPGVYFFIGGKVESDDKRKEKITSQHHTPDFMIDEAGMLTGMKAFLNITLDYMNSN, from the coding sequence ATGAAGCGACATATTATCTCTTTTTTCTTTTTATTACCTGCAATAATCTGTGGTCAAAAGCTAAACGAAAAGGCAGGACAAAAAGCTGAAGAAATTGAACAAAAAGTTATTGAACTAAGAAGATATTTTCACCAAAACCCCGAACTGAGTAACCGTGAATTCAAAACAGCTGAAAAGATTGCAAATCATCTGAGATCATTGGGTATTGAGGTTCAAACAGGAGTTGCAAAAACAGGAGTTGTTGGAATACTTAAAGGGGGAAAACCCGGCCCCGTTGTCGGCTTAAGAGCTGATATTGATGCCTTACCTGTGACTGAAAGAACTGATCTTGAATTCAAAAGTAAAGTAATTGCTGAATATAATGATCAGGAAACAGGTGTTATGCATGCCTGTGGGCATGATACACACATTGCTATTTTAATGGGAGTAGCAGAAGTACTTTCTTCCATGAAAGATGACTTAAAAGGAACTGTAAAGTTTATATTTCAACCTGCAGAGGAAGGAGCTCCTCCCGGAGAGGAAGGTGGCGCTGAATTAATGGTCAAAGAAGGAGTGCTAAAAAACCCAGATGTAGATGCAATATTTGGCCTTCATATTAATGCAGGAACTCCTGTAGGACAAATAAAGATAAAAAAAGGAGGTATAATGGCTGCCTCAGATAGGTTTGTAATAAAAATAAAAGGAAGTCAGACTCATGGTTCTACTCCATGGGGCGGAACTGATCCCATTGCTATTTCAGGACAGATAATTAACGGTCTACAGCATATTATCAGCCGTCATACAGAATTGACTAAAGAAGCTGCTGTTATTAGTGTGGGAATGATAAAGTCCGGAGTTAGGTTTAATATCATTCCGGAAGAGGCTGAACTAACGGGAACGATCAGAACTCTGGATGGTGATATGCGAAAAGAAATACATCGGAGAATGAAACTGGTAGCTTCTAATATTGCGGAATCACATGGAGGTACAGCAGAAGTAGAAATCCAAAAAATGGTACCCGTAACCTACAATAATCATGAACTAACAGAAAAGGTAATGCCTTCTCTTAAAAAAGCAGCGTTAAATGGAGACTTAGTGGTTACACAAGCCATAACCGGAGGAGAAGATTTTGCTTATTTTCAGGAAAAAATTCCAGGCGTATATTTCTTTATCGGAGGAAAAGTCGAGAGCGATGACAAAAGAAAAGAAAAAATCACATCTCAACACCATACTCCCGATTTCATGATTGATGAGGCTGGTATGCTTACTGGCATGAAAGCCTTCCTTAATATTACCCTCGATTACATGAATAGCAATTAA
- a CDS encoding cysteine desulfurase family protein: MRFYFDNAATTPIDERVLEVMIPLMRDGYGNPSSTHAHGRAVRSEIESARKKVAQLINATPSEIFFTSGGTEADNMALRCAVETFGYQRLITSRIEHHAVLHTSQYLGEHGVELSFVELDSDGVVNYEHLESLLKEEKSTMVSLMHANNEIGNLTDIQKVSDLCKEYDAFFHTDTVQTMGHFEHDVKKLDLNTLAASAHKFHGPKGAGFIYVNKNKRIPAFIHGGAQERGLRGGTENVYGIVGLAKALELSYNEMNEDRAKIERVKSRLIKRLKEEVEGVTFNGMSGDLNNSLYTVLSVNFPERMDKDMLLFNLDLKGISCSGGSACSSGAATGSHVLAELDRDENQAAVRFSFGRFNTIEEADYLIDTIKEFDRVNA; encoded by the coding sequence ATGAGGTTTTACTTTGATAACGCTGCGACAACTCCAATAGATGAAAGGGTGCTGGAGGTTATGATCCCACTTATGAGAGATGGATACGGAAATCCATCATCTACCCATGCTCATGGGCGGGCTGTCAGATCAGAAATCGAAAGTGCCAGGAAAAAAGTAGCACAACTTATCAATGCAACACCTTCTGAAATATTTTTTACCTCCGGAGGTACTGAAGCAGATAACATGGCTTTGAGATGTGCTGTGGAAACTTTTGGCTATCAAAGGTTAATCACATCCAGGATTGAACATCATGCTGTTTTACATACTTCACAATATTTGGGCGAACATGGGGTAGAACTATCCTTTGTTGAATTAGATTCTGATGGTGTGGTAAATTATGAACACCTTGAAAGCTTACTGAAGGAAGAAAAGTCAACGATGGTCAGTTTAATGCATGCAAATAATGAGATTGGGAATCTAACGGATATCCAAAAGGTTTCTGACCTCTGCAAAGAATATGATGCGTTTTTTCATACCGATACGGTCCAAACCATGGGGCATTTCGAACATGATGTTAAAAAGCTAGATCTGAATACTTTGGCAGCTTCAGCTCATAAATTTCACGGACCAAAAGGTGCCGGGTTTATTTATGTCAATAAAAATAAAAGGATTCCTGCCTTTATTCATGGAGGAGCTCAGGAAAGGGGGCTCCGAGGAGGCACCGAAAATGTATATGGTATCGTGGGGCTTGCTAAAGCACTTGAGCTAAGCTACAATGAAATGAACGAAGACAGAGCAAAGATTGAAAGAGTTAAAAGCAGACTGATTAAGAGATTGAAAGAAGAGGTAGAAGGTGTTACTTTTAATGGTATGAGCGGAGACTTAAATAATAGTTTATATACTGTCCTTTCGGTTAATTTTCCTGAAAGAATGGATAAAGATATGCTGTTATTTAATCTAGATCTTAAGGGTATTTCCTGCTCCGGTGGATCGGCGTGTTCTTCCGGTGCTGCAACTGGTTCTCATGTGTTGGCTGAATTAGATAGAGATGAAAATCAAGCTGCGGTGAGGTTTTCTTTTGGAAGGTTTAACACTATAGAGGAGGCTGATTATCTTATTGATACAATCAAAGAATTTGACAGGGTAAATGCCTGA
- the glmM gene encoding phosphoglucosamine mutase: protein MTLIKSISGIRGTIGGKQGEALTPLDAVKFASAYGQWLLERNNGNKAKVVIGRDARPSGEMINNLVCSTLQGLGINIIDLGLSTTPTVEMMVVEENANGGIILTASHNPIQWNALKLLNDKGEFISGDEGKKILEIAEEGNTTFAGVKQLGSISEKPDALDLHINKILELPLVDKKAIEEAKFKIAVDAVNSSGGIAVPRLLEALGVLVVEKIHCEPDGLFAHNPEPLPEHLGDIIKTIEKGSFDLGIVVDPDVDRLALICDDGTPFGEEYTLVAVSDYILTNNSGNTVSNLSSTRALRDVTEKHGGEYSASAVGEVNVVEKMKEVNAVIGGEGNGGIIYPELHYGRDALVGIALFLTHLAKFGKSSSMLRSKYPNYHISKNKIELTPGIDVDEILDSVKKKYQKQPVNTVDGVKIEFDKEWVHLRKSNTEPIIRIYSESESEATAEHLAHKIMDDIREIIHHRE from the coding sequence GTGACATTAATTAAATCTATCTCCGGAATCAGAGGAACAATCGGGGGAAAACAAGGTGAGGCTTTGACCCCACTCGATGCTGTAAAATTCGCATCGGCATATGGTCAATGGTTACTCGAAAGGAATAATGGAAATAAGGCTAAAGTTGTTATCGGCAGAGATGCCCGCCCATCCGGGGAAATGATTAATAATCTGGTCTGCTCAACCCTGCAGGGACTTGGAATTAATATTATTGATCTCGGTTTATCTACAACTCCAACAGTTGAGATGATGGTCGTTGAGGAAAATGCCAACGGCGGAATTATTCTGACAGCCTCTCACAATCCTATCCAATGGAATGCCTTAAAGCTTCTTAATGATAAAGGGGAATTTATTTCCGGTGATGAAGGAAAAAAAATCCTTGAAATTGCCGAAGAGGGAAATACGACTTTCGCTGGTGTTAAGCAACTCGGTTCGATTTCAGAAAAGCCAGATGCCCTGGATCTACACATAAATAAGATTCTTGAACTTCCATTAGTTGATAAAAAGGCAATTGAAGAAGCGAAATTTAAAATAGCTGTAGATGCTGTTAATTCTTCCGGAGGTATTGCTGTTCCAAGATTGCTTGAGGCTCTTGGAGTTCTCGTTGTAGAAAAAATACATTGCGAACCGGATGGTCTCTTTGCCCATAATCCGGAACCTTTGCCTGAACATCTGGGAGATATAATTAAAACAATAGAAAAAGGAAGCTTTGACCTTGGAATTGTTGTTGATCCCGATGTTGACAGATTAGCATTGATCTGTGATGATGGAACACCTTTTGGTGAAGAATATACCCTGGTAGCCGTTTCAGACTATATTTTGACTAATAATTCAGGAAATACTGTTTCAAACCTGAGTTCTACACGAGCATTGCGCGATGTAACCGAAAAGCATGGCGGTGAATATTCTGCTTCTGCAGTAGGAGAGGTAAATGTTGTTGAAAAAATGAAAGAGGTAAATGCTGTAATTGGCGGAGAAGGAAACGGAGGAATTATTTATCCAGAACTTCATTATGGCAGAGATGCGCTAGTAGGGATAGCTTTGTTCTTAACTCATTTAGCAAAATTTGGTAAATCATCGAGCATGCTGAGATCAAAATATCCTAATTATCACATTTCGAAAAATAAGATTGAATTAACTCCGGGAATCGATGTCGATGAAATCTTAGATTCAGTAAAGAAGAAATATCAAAAGCAACCTGTAAACACGGTTGATGGTGTGAAGATCGAATTCGATAAGGAATGGGTACACTTAAGAAAAAGTAATACTGAACCAATTATCAGAATTTACAGTGAATCTGAGTCTGAGGCCACAGCAGAGCATTTAGCCCATAAAATAATGGATGATATCAGAGAGATTATTCACCATAGAGAATAG
- the mazG gene encoding nucleoside triphosphate pyrophosphohydrolase, translating into MHHKPLAPKDNNREKKLEAFDRLLTIMDELRLNCPWDKKQTIESLRHLTIEETYELSDAIIENDLSEIKKELGDIMLHMVFYSRIADEKGAFDISDVLHGVCDKLVHRHPHIYGDVKADNEEAVKANWEKIKLKEKGGNKTVLGGVPKSLPALVKAMRIQEKARGAGFDWEERGQVWEKVQEELNEFKEQVDIEKGDITNTDEATEEFGDVIFSLINYARFANINPEEALEKTNKKFIKRFNYIETRSKEIGKSLSDMSLAEMDELWEEAKKK; encoded by the coding sequence ATGCATCATAAACCACTGGCACCCAAAGACAATAACCGCGAAAAAAAGCTTGAGGCGTTCGATCGGCTACTCACTATTATGGATGAGTTACGCCTTAATTGTCCATGGGATAAAAAACAAACTATCGAAAGTTTAAGACACCTGACCATTGAAGAAACTTATGAGCTCTCTGATGCGATAATTGAAAATGATTTAAGCGAAATAAAAAAAGAGCTTGGTGATATTATGCTCCACATGGTGTTTTATTCCAGAATTGCTGATGAAAAAGGAGCCTTTGATATTTCTGATGTTTTACATGGGGTTTGCGATAAGTTGGTTCATCGTCACCCCCATATTTACGGTGATGTAAAAGCAGATAATGAAGAAGCAGTAAAAGCAAATTGGGAAAAAATCAAGCTTAAAGAAAAAGGAGGAAATAAAACAGTATTGGGCGGCGTTCCTAAATCACTTCCTGCGTTGGTTAAGGCGATGCGTATCCAGGAAAAAGCTCGGGGAGCTGGTTTTGACTGGGAAGAACGTGGACAGGTTTGGGAAAAAGTCCAGGAGGAACTAAATGAATTTAAAGAGCAAGTAGATATAGAAAAAGGAGATATCACTAATACTGATGAGGCCACAGAAGAATTTGGAGATGTTATATTCAGCCTGATAAACTATGCCAGATTTGCAAATATAAACCCTGAAGAAGCTCTGGAAAAAACAAATAAGAAGTTCATCAAGAGGTTTAATTATATTGAAACAAGATCTAAAGAAATAGGAAAATCCTTAAGTGACATGTCACTCGCAGAAATGGATGAACTTTGGGAGGAAGCAAAGAAAAAGTAA
- a CDS encoding DUF4412 domain-containing protein: protein MKIKNLVPIAFLVLALLSFTEKEGAPAIDEFEFDGHITYDMTYVDKKGREQNFPYTIYFNEGDELFGVKMIMNDKKATGETIIIYNKSDKKMHMLMDNEGEKTAMAMPFNPKQLEKASENMEPEDFTFEKTGKTKEILGYTCHEYRFESDDASGTSWITEEANISASQIAGLLGMGNKGKNKNPLMGAYPEGIMMESEGETKKGEKYKMVVTELNTDTPVTISTEGYKSMMSFGK from the coding sequence ATGAAAATAAAAAACTTAGTACCAATAGCATTTCTAGTATTAGCTCTGTTATCATTTACTGAAAAAGAAGGAGCTCCAGCAATAGACGAATTTGAATTCGATGGTCATATAACTTATGATATGACATATGTTGATAAGAAAGGTCGTGAACAGAACTTTCCCTATACTATATATTTCAATGAGGGAGACGAGTTGTTCGGAGTTAAAATGATCATGAATGATAAAAAGGCTACCGGCGAGACCATTATTATTTATAATAAGTCTGATAAAAAGATGCACATGCTGATGGATAATGAGGGCGAAAAGACTGCAATGGCAATGCCTTTTAATCCAAAGCAACTTGAAAAAGCTTCTGAAAACATGGAACCGGAAGATTTCACTTTCGAAAAAACAGGGAAAACCAAAGAGATATTAGGATATACTTGCCATGAATACAGATTTGAGTCTGACGATGCATCAGGAACAAGCTGGATCACTGAGGAGGCTAATATTTCTGCTTCTCAAATAGCCGGCCTTCTTGGAATGGGAAACAAAGGGAAAAATAAAAATCCTTTGATGGGTGCTTATCCGGAAGGTATAATGATGGAATCTGAAGGAGAAACTAAAAAAGGCGAAAAATATAAAATGGTTGTTACTGAATTAAATACAGATACTCCGGTAACGATCAGTACTGAAGGATATAAATCAATGATGAGTTTTGGAAAGTAA
- a CDS encoding efflux RND transporter permease subunit, giving the protein MAFKAKDLEVSYDFAKIVPPSDSLMINYQAFKKQFGEDANLLVLGMKDSSVYELENFQNLYYLTNELENLEGVNNVLSLASMQILEKNTSERRFDPKPIFKSVPETDEELDSLLSVAADQRFYTGQIINPSNGSTVLLLSLDSEIINSDKRLRLINDIELAAEKFSEVSDIDIHYAGIPFIRSVMSAKVQKELNKFLILSGVVTALILFFFFRSFSAVFFPMIVIGVMVIWVMGTTHLLGYKMTLLTGLLPPIIVVIGVPNCIYLLNRYHQEVANHGNQVLALSRMIRKIGLVALVTNFTTAVGFVVLAFNDITILKEFGIVAGINIMMTYVVSIILIPSVFSFLPAPKSRHLKHLDFKLVGKSIKILDLLVHRHRYAVFVVTGALLAIFIYGATKVESVSYMVDDIPEDSKIKKDLAFFENNFSGVMPLEVYIDTKKEQGIRSLSVLRRVEQFEDTLTSLQDLSGPVSMVSFIKAVRSAYYNNSPSQYRLPSGREQAFIYSYLRNAESSNELVESFIDSTGQKMRVSLKMADIGSNKMDSLVENVIVPAKNEIFEGSDIDVSLTGTTLLFIKGNKYLIENLRQSLVLAFIIISIIMAILFANVRMIIISLIPNFIPLIITAGIMGYAGIPLKPSTALIFSIAFGISVDDSIHFLAKYRQALFNSNFFVPIAISKSLKEVGQSMIYTSIVLFFGFVIFAFSEFGGTVALGILTSLTLLVAMITNLVVLPALLMVFDKGKREKDSHPLIEQYDEFYLADEDEEIEIKAIEVKKEN; this is encoded by the coding sequence ATGGCTTTTAAAGCTAAAGACCTGGAGGTATCTTATGATTTTGCTAAAATCGTCCCCCCTTCTGATAGCTTGATGATCAATTATCAGGCATTTAAAAAACAATTTGGTGAAGATGCTAATCTCCTCGTACTGGGGATGAAAGATAGCTCGGTTTATGAGCTGGAAAACTTTCAAAACCTCTATTATCTGACTAATGAGTTAGAAAATCTAGAAGGAGTTAATAATGTTTTGTCTCTAGCAAGTATGCAAATACTGGAGAAAAACACTTCTGAAAGGAGATTTGATCCAAAACCGATTTTTAAATCAGTACCTGAAACAGACGAAGAACTCGATTCATTATTAAGTGTTGCTGCGGACCAGCGGTTTTATACCGGCCAGATCATAAATCCATCAAATGGATCAACAGTATTGCTGCTTTCTTTAGATTCGGAAATAATTAATTCAGATAAGCGGTTGAGACTGATCAATGATATTGAGCTGGCCGCTGAAAAGTTTTCTGAAGTATCTGATATCGACATACATTATGCCGGCATTCCTTTTATCAGGTCGGTGATGAGTGCCAAGGTGCAGAAAGAATTAAATAAGTTTCTTATTCTTTCAGGAGTCGTTACAGCATTAATTCTGTTTTTCTTTTTTAGGTCATTTTCCGCTGTATTCTTTCCTATGATCGTTATTGGAGTAATGGTGATCTGGGTTATGGGTACGACACACCTTTTGGGATACAAGATGACCTTATTGACAGGGTTGCTTCCACCGATTATAGTCGTCATAGGAGTTCCTAATTGTATCTATTTACTCAACAGGTATCATCAGGAAGTTGCAAATCACGGAAACCAGGTCCTTGCCCTTTCAAGAATGATTAGAAAAATAGGCCTTGTGGCGCTTGTAACTAATTTTACAACTGCAGTGGGGTTTGTTGTCCTTGCATTCAATGATATTACCATTTTAAAAGAATTTGGAATTGTTGCCGGTATTAATATCATGATGACTTATGTCGTCAGTATTATATTAATTCCAAGTGTATTTTCGTTCCTGCCGGCTCCAAAGTCCAGACACTTAAAGCATCTCGATTTTAAATTGGTTGGTAAGTCAATAAAAATCTTAGACCTGTTAGTTCACAGACATCGATATGCTGTCTTTGTAGTGACTGGCGCATTATTAGCAATTTTTATTTATGGAGCCACAAAGGTAGAAAGTGTCTCTTACATGGTTGATGATATCCCTGAAGATAGTAAGATCAAGAAAGACCTTGCCTTCTTCGAAAATAATTTCTCAGGGGTAATGCCTTTGGAAGTATATATTGATACGAAAAAAGAGCAGGGAATCAGGTCGTTATCAGTTTTAAGAAGAGTTGAACAATTCGAGGATACATTAACATCTCTTCAAGACCTTTCGGGTCCTGTATCAATGGTAAGTTTTATAAAGGCAGTTCGGTCAGCATATTACAACAATAGTCCTTCACAGTATAGACTACCTTCAGGTCGTGAACAAGCTTTTATTTATAGCTATTTACGAAATGCCGAATCTAGTAATGAATTGGTAGAGTCTTTTATTGATTCAACGGGTCAAAAAATGAGGGTATCATTAAAAATGGCTGACATCGGCTCGAATAAAATGGATAGCCTGGTAGAAAATGTTATCGTTCCAGCTAAAAATGAAATTTTTGAAGGGTCGGATATAGATGTAAGCCTGACTGGTACCACCTTATTATTTATAAAGGGAAATAAATATCTGATTGAAAACCTGAGGCAAAGCCTGGTTCTTGCTTTCATAATTATCAGTATAATCATGGCAATTCTTTTTGCTAACGTCAGGATGATCATCATCAGTTTGATTCCTAACTTTATACCATTGATCATCACAGCTGGTATTATGGGTTATGCAGGAATTCCTCTTAAGCCCTCTACCGCATTGATCTTCTCAATTGCTTTTGGTATTTCCGTAGATGATTCAATTCACTTTCTCGCCAAATACAGACAAGCTCTCTTTAACAGTAACTTTTTTGTTCCGATTGCTATTTCTAAAAGCTTGAAGGAAGTAGGCCAGTCAATGATTTACACTTCGATCGTTTTATTCTTTGGGTTTGTGATTTTTGCCTTCTCTGAGTTTGGTGGTACTGTAGCCCTGGGTATCCTAACTTCCCTGACTCTACTGGTCGCCATGATTACCAATCTGGTTGTTTTGCCAGCTTTACTAATGGTGTTTGATAAAGGAAAAAGGGAAAAAGATTCTCATCCGCTGATTGAACAATATGATGAGTTTTATCTCGCAGACGAGGATGAAGAGATCGAAATAAAAGCTATTGAAGTAAAAAAAGAGAATTGA
- the dgt gene encoding dGTP triphosphohydrolase codes for MGNWIKLFGLDENTVSNGYNIRSRFERDYDRIIFSQPFRRLQDKTQVHPLPESNFVHTRLTHSLEVSSVARSLGRKAGEMLCEASNDIKSTGLTPFDFSTVTAAAGLCHDIGNPPFGHSGEDAISEYFKTGRGQKFKSHCSEEEWQELISFEGNAQGFRLAKNKSLGIMLSDAVLGAFTKYPCSALGMDKKAGVKSRKKYGYFSSEEKQFQELAGNLGLIKVDMDKGMAWKRHPLAFLVEAADDICYHIIDLEDACRLEIISFEQTKNFLVEIIKDKFNEKKFNSLSTREEKLAILRALAINKLVDQAGSIFVESEKQILSGEFDQSIFNLLPSKEVLNEIQQVSVKEIYQNIQVVETEVAGFEVVDGLLNKFIEAGFRMVFDNENRSGADKRLIQMLPELNRINVLEAKTVYSLIREIIDMVSGLSDSHAVSIYRKITGQTIPGMRN; via the coding sequence ATGGGAAACTGGATTAAGCTTTTTGGTTTAGATGAAAATACTGTCTCCAATGGATATAACATTAGGAGCAGGTTTGAACGTGACTATGATAGAATTATCTTTTCTCAACCTTTCAGACGTCTTCAGGATAAAACACAGGTACATCCTTTGCCTGAAAGTAATTTTGTACATACAAGATTAACTCATTCTCTTGAAGTTTCCTCTGTTGCCAGAAGCCTTGGTCGAAAGGCCGGGGAGATGCTCTGCGAAGCAAGTAATGACATTAAATCAACCGGGCTTACCCCGTTTGATTTTAGTACTGTTACAGCAGCTGCCGGACTCTGTCATGATATTGGTAACCCACCATTCGGACACTCGGGAGAGGATGCTATTTCTGAATATTTTAAGACCGGTAGAGGACAAAAGTTTAAATCACATTGTTCGGAGGAAGAATGGCAGGAATTAATATCCTTTGAAGGAAACGCTCAGGGCTTCAGGCTGGCAAAAAACAAGAGTCTTGGAATTATGTTAAGCGATGCTGTTTTAGGAGCTTTCACTAAATATCCATGCAGTGCTCTCGGAATGGACAAAAAAGCGGGTGTTAAGTCTCGTAAGAAATATGGTTATTTTTCTTCTGAAGAAAAGCAATTTCAGGAATTGGCAGGTAACCTGGGGCTGATCAAAGTCGATATGGATAAAGGCATGGCCTGGAAAAGGCATCCATTAGCATTTCTGGTTGAAGCCGCTGATGATATATGTTACCATATTATCGACCTTGAAGACGCATGTAGACTTGAGATAATCAGTTTCGAACAAACCAAAAATTTTCTTGTTGAAATCATTAAAGATAAGTTTAATGAGAAAAAGTTCAATAGTTTATCTACAAGAGAAGAAAAGCTGGCTATATTAAGAGCTTTAGCGATAAACAAATTGGTAGATCAGGCAGGTTCAATATTCGTTGAAAGCGAAAAACAGATTCTTTCAGGTGAATTCGATCAATCGATATTTAATCTTTTACCTTCTAAAGAGGTCTTAAATGAAATCCAACAGGTTTCGGTTAAAGAAATTTACCAGAATATCCAGGTCGTTGAAACAGAAGTTGCCGGTTTTGAAGTAGTAGATGGTCTTTTAAATAAATTTATCGAAGCAGGATTTAGAATGGTTTTTGATAATGAAAATCGCTCTGGTGCTGATAAAAGGCTCATTCAAATGCTTCCTGAGCTAAATAGAATAAATGTTTTAGAGGCGAAGACTGTTTACAGTTTAATTCGTGAAATCATCGATATGGTTTCCGGGTTATCTGATAGTCATGCAGTAAGCATTTATCGTAAGATTACCGGTCAAACTATTCCTGGTATGAGAAATTGA
- a CDS encoding universal stress protein, translating to MVNQFKHAIVALDNTEMDVNLVKYASLFSNVANLEQVDFIHIIKNMEYDDSEGTPLDEKIESHIQSLVNEHFKANTNYKIQVKKGNPSKDLLEWVKIKHADLMFIGNKDSFKGHNVLGTKLSNMAPCSLLFVPENFHDHINSVAITTDFSDHSFAGIEFVRDNLPEKTTSELIHVYTVPSGYHLSGKTYEEFSEIMRVNAEKDFKRFTKKNKLGNIHCNFLLDEDDNPADKVLNQAKILDSDLLVVSSQGRSSWAGLVLGSTAAKILKINRYVPLLILKNRKENLSFFEAILKV from the coding sequence ATGGTTAATCAGTTTAAGCACGCCATAGTCGCTCTGGATAATACAGAAATGGATGTGAACCTGGTAAAATATGCATCCTTATTTTCCAACGTGGCAAATCTTGAGCAGGTAGATTTTATTCACATCATTAAAAACATGGAATATGATGATTCAGAAGGCACTCCCCTGGATGAAAAAATAGAATCACATATTCAATCGTTAGTTAACGAACATTTTAAAGCGAACACGAATTACAAGATACAGGTCAAAAAGGGAAACCCTTCAAAGGACCTATTGGAATGGGTTAAGATTAAGCATGCCGATCTGATGTTCATCGGAAATAAGGATTCTTTTAAAGGACACAACGTTTTGGGAACTAAGCTTTCTAATATGGCTCCATGTTCCTTGCTTTTTGTGCCGGAAAACTTTCACGATCACATTAATAGCGTAGCCATTACCACAGATTTTTCAGATCATTCATTTGCAGGTATCGAATTTGTAAGAGATAATCTTCCTGAAAAAACTACATCAGAGCTTATTCATGTTTATACAGTTCCTTCAGGTTATCATTTAAGTGGAAAAACCTATGAAGAGTTTTCTGAGATTATGAGAGTTAATGCGGAAAAAGACTTCAAGAGGTTTACTAAAAAGAATAAACTCGGTAACATACATTGTAATTTTTTACTTGATGAAGATGATAACCCCGCAGATAAAGTCTTGAACCAGGCTAAAATTCTGGACTCTGATCTATTAGTGGTTTCTTCTCAGGGCAGATCTTCATGGGCCGGACTGGTGCTGGGATCTACCGCGGCAAAAATCCTGAAAATAAATAGATATGTGCCCTTATTAATCCTTAAGAACAGAAAGGAAAACCTGTCATTTTTTGAAGCGATTTTAAAGGTATGA
- a CDS encoding universal stress protein has protein sequence MAGIMHTHSASKPLKSIANTQSAINKILVATEACSTCVPILNYGAGLADTLGAELVILHIVKTDPSKGDYINDYKINKGRQNLIQALNRMNIKPDNVILLVRTGDPEDIINKTILTHNVSLCVMGKSKSRSDKERVGKLTSKIVDNPPCPLTIINPQHRTKLPKKVLITWGNYDLDILEHQKNFFDSFMKKLQADDILFHVTHDYESFHPDEVEEAFKGILHHKVNLETSHSDNAYLAIKNKLSSEDFDMVVLFHKVNKTTDDKFKGSISKKLSFSANTAVMIIPVFN, from the coding sequence ATGGCCGGAATCATGCACACCCATTCTGCTTCTAAACCTTTAAAATCGATTGCAAACACCCAAAGTGCAATCAATAAAATACTCGTAGCAACCGAGGCGTGCTCTACTTGTGTTCCGATATTAAATTATGGTGCAGGCCTGGCTGATACGCTCGGTGCTGAACTGGTGATTTTACATATTGTTAAAACTGATCCAAGCAAAGGTGATTATATAAATGACTATAAAATTAACAAAGGGCGTCAAAACCTTATTCAGGCCCTTAACAGAATGAATATTAAACCGGATAATGTCATTCTTTTAGTGCGTACCGGAGATCCTGAAGATATCATAAACAAGACAATCCTGACTCACAATGTTAGTCTTTGTGTAATGGGAAAGTCAAAAAGTCGAAGTGACAAAGAAAGAGTGGGTAAACTGACCAGTAAAATTGTAGATAACCCTCCTTGCCCGCTAACTATTATAAATCCTCAACACCGAACCAAGCTTCCTAAAAAAGTTCTAATTACATGGGGCAACTACGACCTGGACATTCTGGAACACCAAAAAAATTTCTTTGATAGCTTTATGAAAAAACTTCAGGCAGATGATATTCTTTTTCATGTAACTCATGATTATGAGTCTTTTCATCCTGATGAAGTTGAAGAAGCTTTTAAAGGTATATTACATCATAAAGTTAATTTAGAAACATCTCATAGTGATAATGCCTACCTGGCAATCAAGAATAAGCTTTCTTCCGAGGATTTTGACATGGTTGTTTTATTCCATAAAGTGAATAAAACGACTGATGATAAATTTAAAGGTAGTATTAGTAAAAAATTATCCTTTTCCGCCAACACTGCAGTAATGATAATCCCTGTATTTAATTAA